Proteins encoded by one window of Dialister pneumosintes:
- a CDS encoding metal ABC transporter ATP-binding protein translates to MSLFSCDCLSIAYAGKKVLSDVSFSVNSGEYWGIIGENGAGKSTLIKGLLKLEKLSGGKVILGEGLQADEIGYLSQQTSVQRDFPVSVWEIVLSGRLNRCGYYPFYRKKDKEDAQEKLEFLGISDLKNRCYRDLSGGQQQRVLLARALCSAGRLLILDEPVTGLDPEMTKEMYLILRRCIETYHMTVIMVSHDIRGVLKEASHILYLDKGRASFVGTKADYIQENRVPLTERGFIL, encoded by the coding sequence ATGAGTCTTTTCTCTTGTGATTGTCTTTCTATCGCTTATGCAGGTAAGAAGGTACTTTCTGATGTCAGTTTTTCTGTGAATTCCGGAGAATATTGGGGAATTATCGGAGAAAATGGTGCAGGAAAAAGTACTTTAATTAAAGGACTATTAAAATTAGAAAAGCTTTCCGGTGGAAAAGTCATTCTGGGAGAAGGCTTACAAGCCGATGAAATTGGCTATTTATCGCAGCAGACTTCGGTACAAAGGGATTTTCCTGTCAGTGTGTGGGAAATTGTTTTGTCAGGACGGTTGAATCGTTGTGGTTATTATCCTTTCTATAGAAAAAAAGATAAAGAAGATGCACAGGAAAAATTGGAGTTTTTAGGGATTTCTGATTTAAAAAATCGATGTTATCGTGACTTATCCGGAGGACAACAGCAACGAGTTCTTTTAGCTCGTGCGCTGTGTTCTGCTGGTAGATTACTGATTCTTGATGAACCGGTTACCGGTTTAGATCCGGAAATGACTAAAGAAATGTATCTGATTTTACGACGTTGTATAGAAACGTATCATATGACTGTAATCATGGTCTCTCATGATATTCGTGGTGTTCTTAAAGAAGCTTCTCATATTTTATATTTAGATAAAGGAAGAGCTTCTTTTGT
- a CDS encoding metal ABC transporter substrate-binding protein — translation MKKLIALVTACCVGAVGLAGCGNQSTSTTSGDKALKIVCTNFSGYDFARQIAGDKAEVTMLLKPGAEAHSYEPTPEDIKAIQSSDLFVYTGGDADEWVEHVLESIDTNKHKAFKMMDAVSLREEEIVEGMVHEHHHEEDAHEEHAHHEHAHEEDAHHEHEHEEHAHHEHEHAHEMDEHVWTSPVNAIAIVKAMSDNIISLDAADAEYFKKNTETYVKELQDLDKEFRDVIDHAKRKEIIVGDRFPFLYFAKEYGLSYYAAFPGCSKDTGSNPATVAFLIDKVKADNIPVVFHIEMSNEQMSKSIAEATGAKNMLLNAIHNVTAEQFEKGVTYIDLMKENVKALKEALN, via the coding sequence ATGAAAAAACTTATCGCATTAGTTACGGCTTGTTGTGTAGGTGCCGTTGGTTTGGCAGGTTGTGGTAATCAGAGTACATCCACGACTTCCGGTGATAAAGCACTGAAAATCGTTTGTACAAATTTTTCCGGTTATGATTTTGCAAGGCAGATTGCCGGTGATAAGGCGGAAGTAACCATGCTTCTTAAGCCGGGTGCAGAGGCTCATAGTTATGAACCGACTCCGGAGGATATCAAAGCGATTCAGAGCAGTGATTTATTTGTATACACCGGTGGAGATGCCGATGAATGGGTAGAACATGTATTGGAATCGATTGATACGAATAAGCATAAAGCTTTCAAAATGATGGATGCGGTATCTCTTCGTGAAGAAGAAATCGTAGAAGGTATGGTTCATGAACATCATCATGAGGAGGATGCACATGAGGAACATGCACACCATGAACATGCGCATGAAGAAGATGCACATCATGAGCATGAACATGAAGAACATGCTCACCATGAACACGAACATGCACATGAAATGGATGAACATGTTTGGACTTCTCCGGTCAATGCTATTGCCATTGTAAAGGCTATGAGTGATAATATTATTTCTTTAGACGCAGCGGATGCAGAATATTTCAAGAAAAATACAGAAACCTATGTAAAAGAACTCCAAGATTTGGATAAGGAATTCCGCGATGTAATTGATCATGCGAAGAGAAAGGAAATTATTGTCGGTGACAGATTCCCGTTCTTGTATTTTGCTAAGGAATATGGTTTAAGCTACTATGCTGCATTCCCAGGATGCTCTAAGGATACCGGTTCCAATCCGGCTACTGTTGCTTTCTTGATTGATAAGGTAAAAGCAGATAATATTCCGGTGGTATTCCATATTGAAATGTCCAATGAGCAGATGAGCAAGTCCATTGCAGAAGCAACCGGAGCTAAGAATATGCTTCTTAATGCGATTCATAATGTAACAGCGGAGCAGTTTGAAAAAGGCGTTACTTATATTGATCTTATGAAAGAAAATGTCAAAGCGCTCAAGGAGGCCTTGAATTAA